DNA sequence from the candidate division WOR-3 bacterium genome:
AGCGAAGGCATTTGGTAAATTAAAAATTCCTGAAAAAATCGATTCTTTAATTTGGGCTTTACAAGAAGAAAAAGAGGAGACAGTTCAAATCGCAATTATTGATGCGCTTGCCGAAATAGGTGAAGAAATGGTAGGTTCGTTTTTGCTAAAGTATTTGTCGCAGGATTCGATAGAATTAAAAATTGCTACGATAAAAGCATTAGGAAAGATAGGTTATTTCGGTGCTATTCCTTTCTTAAAAAAAATAACCCAGCCCTGGCCATTTAGTAATGAAAATGCAGAAGTTAAAAGTATTGCTCGGGAAGTATTGAAAAAATTAAGTCTTGAATCAACAATCAGTAAACCCTAAATTCCCCTGCTGGATACTAAAAAGTCCCAATGCGATTCAATATGAAAAATGTCTTTGTTTTATATCGGATAGTTGATAGAATTTAATTTTTATTCCGTTTATGCTGAGTGTTAAGATAATTAAGATGTTTTATTAATTTAGATACCGGTAATCCTACAACATTGAGATAACAACCTTCGATTCTTTCAACAAAAAGCCGGGCTTTGCCTTGGATTCCATAAGCTCCGGCTTTATCATAAGGTTCTTTGGTCTTAAGATAATTTTCGATTTCAATTTCAGTTAACTTACGGAATTTTACTTTGGTCCGTTCAAAATCAATTATAATAGTATTATCAGGTTTGCTTAAAAGACAAAGACCTGAGATAACATGATGGGTTCTGCCACTTAAAAGATTTAACATTCTTCTGGCATCTTTTCGATTTTTAGGTTTGCCTAAAATTTTTTTGTTAATCGTAACGATTGTATCAACACCAATAATGATTCCTCGATGCACTTTATTTTCAACTGCATTAACTTTCTGATGGGCAATTTTGATTGCATAAAGTTGAGGATTTTTCTCTGAAATGCATTCAGAAATCTTGGGAATCAGAATCTTAAATTTTATGCCTAATTGTTTTAACAGGTTTTGACGGCGGGGGGATTTTGAGGCGAGATAAATCGGATAGTTGTTTAATTGTGTCATATTTTGATAATTATTAGATATATTTTTGGTGCCAGACTCTTTCAATAACTCGTTGCTTAAATTTTTCTAACATTTCTGCATTTAATCCTTGGATTGCCATTTTTTCATAACTTCGGCTGAAAATTGTTTTAA
Encoded proteins:
- a CDS encoding Maf family protein; protein product: MTQLNNYPIYLASKSPRRQNLLKQLGIKFKILIPKISECISEKNPQLYAIKIAHQKVNAVENKVHRGIIIGVDTIVTINKKILGKPKNRKDARRMLNLLSGRTHHVISGLCLLSKPDNTIIIDFERTKVKFRKLTEIEIENYLKTKEPYDKAGAYGIQGKARLFVERIEGCYLNVVGLPVSKLIKHLNYLNTQHKRNKN